The following proteins are encoded in a genomic region of Vulpes vulpes isolate BD-2025 chromosome X, VulVul3, whole genome shotgun sequence:
- the NXT2 gene encoding NTF2-related export protein 2 isoform X1, whose product MRRFRRDWAHGRDSGRYQRRREYFDKPETSYSSSRGRPTREEVVTPPLPEQAASGSLMATSVDFKTHVDQACRAAEEFVNIYYETMDKRRRALTRLYLEKATLIWNGNVVTGLEALANFFEMLPSSEFQVNMLDCQPVHEQATQAQTTVLVVTSGIVKFDGNKQHYFNQNFLLTAQSTPNNTVWKIASDCFRFQDWAST is encoded by the exons atgagAAGATTCAGAAGAGACTGGGCTCATGGAAGGGACTCAGGAAGATACCAAAGAAGGAGAGAATATTTTGATAAGCCAGAAACCAGCTATTCGAG CAGCCGAGGGCGCCCGACACGTGAAGAGGTAGTGACGCCGCCACTGCCGGAACAAGCTGCTTCGGGGTCCCTCATGGCCACGTCTGTG GACTTTAAAACTCACGTAGATCAGGCATGTAGAGCTGCTGAGGAATTTGTCAATATTTACTATGAGACAATGGACAAAAGAAGACGG gcacTAACCCGGCTGTATCTGGAGAAGGCCACTTTAATATGGAATGGAAATGTTGTTACAGGGCTGGAGGCCCTAGCTAATTTTTTTGAGATGTTGCCTTCTAGTGAGTTCCAGGTCAATATGTTAGATTGCCAACCAGTTCATG AGCAAGCTACTCAGGCCCAGACTACAGTTCTCGTTGTGACCAGTGGAATTGTGAAGTTTGATGGAAACAAACAACATTACTTCAACCAGAACTTCCTGCTGACTGCCCAGTCTACTCCTAACAACACTGTGTGGAAGATTGCAAGTGATTGCTTCCGTTTCCAAGATTGGGCTAGTACTTAA
- the NXT2 gene encoding NTF2-related export protein 2 isoform X2 translates to MATSVDFKTHVDQACRAAEEFVNIYYETMDKRRRALTRLYLEKATLIWNGNVVTGLEALANFFEMLPSSEFQVNMLDCQPVHEQATQAQTTVLVVTSGIVKFDGNKQHYFNQNFLLTAQSTPNNTVWKIASDCFRFQDWAST, encoded by the exons ATGGCCACGTCTGTG GACTTTAAAACTCACGTAGATCAGGCATGTAGAGCTGCTGAGGAATTTGTCAATATTTACTATGAGACAATGGACAAAAGAAGACGG gcacTAACCCGGCTGTATCTGGAGAAGGCCACTTTAATATGGAATGGAAATGTTGTTACAGGGCTGGAGGCCCTAGCTAATTTTTTTGAGATGTTGCCTTCTAGTGAGTTCCAGGTCAATATGTTAGATTGCCAACCAGTTCATG AGCAAGCTACTCAGGCCCAGACTACAGTTCTCGTTGTGACCAGTGGAATTGTGAAGTTTGATGGAAACAAACAACATTACTTCAACCAGAACTTCCTGCTGACTGCCCAGTCTACTCCTAACAACACTGTGTGGAAGATTGCAAGTGATTGCTTCCGTTTCCAAGATTGGGCTAGTACTTAA
- the NXT2 gene encoding NTF2-related export protein 2 isoform X3: protein MAGRKDFKTHVDQACRAAEEFVNIYYETMDKRRRALTRLYLEKATLIWNGNVVTGLEALANFFEMLPSSEFQVNMLDCQPVHEQATQAQTTVLVVTSGIVKFDGNKQHYFNQNFLLTAQSTPNNTVWKIASDCFRFQDWAST from the exons ATGGCTGGGAGAAAG GACTTTAAAACTCACGTAGATCAGGCATGTAGAGCTGCTGAGGAATTTGTCAATATTTACTATGAGACAATGGACAAAAGAAGACGG gcacTAACCCGGCTGTATCTGGAGAAGGCCACTTTAATATGGAATGGAAATGTTGTTACAGGGCTGGAGGCCCTAGCTAATTTTTTTGAGATGTTGCCTTCTAGTGAGTTCCAGGTCAATATGTTAGATTGCCAACCAGTTCATG AGCAAGCTACTCAGGCCCAGACTACAGTTCTCGTTGTGACCAGTGGAATTGTGAAGTTTGATGGAAACAAACAACATTACTTCAACCAGAACTTCCTGCTGACTGCCCAGTCTACTCCTAACAACACTGTGTGGAAGATTGCAAGTGATTGCTTCCGTTTCCAAGATTGGGCTAGTACTTAA